The genomic stretch AGTATGGGCATCACCATGCTCGTCTTTGCCCTGTATATCGGCAAGGTGCAGATAACCTCTGCCTACTACGCGCCTTTCCTCGCCGCGGTGAAGAGCGCCTTCCTGATTTTCGCGGTGCTCTGCGCCGGCGGCATCTTCGCCTCGCTGGCCCGGGGCAAAATGCGTTAAACTGCCGCCGAAAAAGTTGCGGGTGGAGCCGCTGCCCCACCCAACTACTACCATTTCCCGGTTAACGGTGTGCTGCTCACACCTTGAACTTCTCTACTGCACTCCGCAGGACCTTTGCCACCTCCGCCATCGTGTCGGTAACGGCGGTAATCTCTTCGAGGGTGGCCGTTTCCTCTTCGGCGGTGGCGACGATGTTCTGCACCCCCGCGGAAAGCTCTTCGGTCGCCGCGGCCACCTGCTGCACACTGGCCGCCATGCCGCTGATCCGCTCAAGAATCCCGTTGAAGGAAGCCTTCCCGTCCGCCACGGCTTCTACGCTCGCTGCCGTAGCCTTCTCGCCCTCCTCCATCGCGCCGACGGCCGCCTGCGCCTCTTGCTGCACCCGGGCGATCAACTGGTTGATCTCCTTGGTCGATTTGCTCGACTGTTCGGCGAGCCGGCGAACCTCCTCCGCCACCACCGCGAAGCCGCGCCCGTGCTCCCCGGCCCTGGCCGCCTCGATGGCCGCGTTGAGGGCTAAAAGATTAGTCTGCTCGGCAATCTGGTCGATCAGGTCAACGATGCGCGAGATCTCTACCGCACTCGCGTTAAATTCCTTTACCGCCGCGCCGACCCGGCTGGCCGAAGCGGCAACGGCCCCGATCTTCTCCTCAATGAGGTCCATTTTCCGCTGCCCTTCGGTCGCCAGCCGGTTCGTTTCCTCGGCCTTAACCGAGAGGTCCTGCATATTCTGGGAAACCTGCGCCACCGTGTTGGCAATCTCCGAAATGTTGGCCGTCGTTTCCGAGACGCCTTCGGAGACCTGGCGCGTGCTTTCGGAAAGCTGATCAGACACTTCGCCTAAGGCATCCGTGTTGGCTTTCACGGTGCTCAGGGCAGCCCTGATGTCCCCCACCATTTGGTAAAAACCGGTAATAAGCCGCCCCATCTCTCCCCGGCAATCTTTTTCCGGTTCAATCGTGAAGTCGCCTGTACCAGCCACCCGGATTGCTTCCTCCAGCACGCCGATGGGGCGCAGAAGGTCTTTACGGAGCAGGAAGTAGATGACCGCCGCACCGGCCGCTACAATCAACACGAGGAGGATGAGGCTCTTCGCCAGCATGCCGTTCGTCTTGGCGATAATTTCCTGCCTATCGAGAACGCCTTTAATGTAAGCGACCGGTTGACCGGCGTAGTCGCGCAGGGGGATGATCAGCGCCGCGTACCGGCCACCCTGCGGGTAGCCTACCACCATCTTGTTCTCCGCTAGTGCCTCTTCTACAGAAGCTTCAGGCACCGGATAGTCATCTTTGGGCCCCGCCGCAGCCAAGAGAGTGCCCGGCAAACCGCCCCGCGGCGCCCGGTAAGCGTACCAGAAGCCGCCGAATTTCTTTGCCAGCTCGCTTACAATGCAGTCGTCAAGCTCAAAACCGTACTCTACGCTCCCGATATGTTTCTGTCCGTGAAAGACCGGTACCACCACCCGGAAAGAAACCGCTTCCGCCCCTTCCTCGATCCCTTCCACGATCTGCCGCGTCGCGTTGGCCTGCACCACCGTACGGCGAAAAGAAGAGAGGTCGTCGCCGTACTTCTGCGGGGACTGGACCCGGAGGAAAGAAGTGGCCGGCGGCAGATGGTAGTGAAACTGCTCAATCCCTTCCTTCTTAATCTGCTCGTAAATCGGCCGGCTGAGAGCCAGAAGCTTTTCCCTGTCCCTGCGGGCGAAGGCCGCCTGGATCTCGGGGTTGCGCGCGACGCTCAAAACGCCTACCCGGGCCGTGGCGAGGACATCCTCTAAC from Thermodesulfitimonas autotrophica encodes the following:
- a CDS encoding methyl-accepting chemotaxis protein — translated: MLNRFIQGRSRILVLTTLVLTLVAVFLVAYEFVTARHLLRQEEQNRYASLRVMVENKLEDVLATARVGVLSVARNPEIQAAFARRDREKLLALSRPIYEQIKKEGIEQFHYHLPPATSFLRVQSPQKYGDDLSSFRRTVVQANATRQIVEGIEEGAEAVSFRVVVPVFHGQKHIGSVEYGFELDDCIVSELAKKFGGFWYAYRAPRGGLPGTLLAAAGPKDDYPVPEASVEEALAENKMVVGYPQGGRYAALIIPLRDYAGQPVAYIKGVLDRQEIIAKTNGMLAKSLILLVLIVAAGAAVIYFLLRKDLLRPIGVLEEAIRVAGTGDFTIEPEKDCRGEMGRLITGFYQMVGDIRAALSTVKANTDALGEVSDQLSESTRQVSEGVSETTANISEIANTVAQVSQNMQDLSVKAEETNRLATEGQRKMDLIEEKIGAVAASASRVGAAVKEFNASAVEISRIVDLIDQIAEQTNLLALNAAIEAARAGEHGRGFAVVAEEVRRLAEQSSKSTKEINQLIARVQQEAQAAVGAMEEGEKATAASVEAVADGKASFNGILERISGMAASVQQVAAATEELSAGVQNIVATAEEETATLEEITAVTDTMAEVAKVLRSAVEKFKV